A DNA window from Leptolyngbya sp. KIOST-1 contains the following coding sequences:
- a CDS encoding EamA family transporter — MSSKSLLPLPSQFNPPAPTLVIAAIASTQLGSTLAKSLFSEVGPLGMVLLRVGLSALVLLAWCRPRWRGHAWADYRLLVAFGMSLAIMNALFYCAIARIPIGVAVALEFSGPLTVALLHSRRWLDGLWVGLAAVGIVLLSPLNTPALDGLGVVLALLAGVAWGAYILLSARMGQAFRGAEGLALSMAVGALLLLPVGVIAEGRALLSPPILLVGLGVAMLSSTLPYSLEMSALRRLPVNVFGVLLSLEPAIAATISFVWLGETLTLTMVGAIGLVTVAAAGISLCRPAAKAV; from the coding sequence TTGTCATCCAAGTCTTTACTCCCCCTTCCGAGCCAGTTTAACCCCCCGGCACCCACCCTGGTGATTGCCGCGATCGCCTCCACGCAGCTCGGCTCGACCCTGGCCAAGAGTCTATTCAGTGAGGTTGGTCCGCTGGGGATGGTGCTGTTGCGGGTGGGACTGTCGGCGCTGGTCTTGCTGGCCTGGTGTCGGCCCCGGTGGCGCGGCCACGCCTGGGCTGACTACCGGCTGCTGGTGGCCTTTGGAATGTCGCTGGCGATCATGAATGCGCTGTTCTACTGCGCGATCGCGCGGATTCCCATCGGCGTTGCCGTGGCGCTGGAGTTTTCGGGACCGCTGACGGTGGCGCTGCTGCACTCCCGCCGCTGGCTCGACGGGCTGTGGGTGGGGCTGGCGGCCGTGGGCATTGTGCTGCTGTCGCCGCTGAATACCCCGGCCCTCGACGGGCTGGGGGTAGTGCTGGCGCTGCTGGCCGGGGTGGCCTGGGGGGCCTACATTCTGCTCTCAGCCCGGATGGGGCAGGCCTTTCGCGGGGCTGAGGGACTGGCCCTGTCGATGGCGGTGGGGGCGCTGCTGCTGCTGCCGGTGGGGGTAATTGCCGAAGGCCGGGCGCTGCTGTCGCCCCCGATTCTGCTGGTGGGGCTGGGGGTCGCCATGCTGTCGAGCACCCTGCCCTACTCCCTGGAGATGAGCGCCCTGCGGCGGCTGCCGGTGAATGTGTTTGGGGTGCTGCTGAGCCTGGAACCTGCGATCGCCGCTACGATTAGCTTTGTATGGCTAGGTGAAACCCTGACGCTGACTATGGTCGGTGCCATTGGGCTGGTCACTGTCGCGGCGGCGGGAATTTCCCTGTGCCGACCGGCCGCCAAGGCGGTTTAA
- a CDS encoding DUF456 domain-containing protein, producing the protein MAAVFALAPALPQGLSHIYQQISQWLASLGAVVSHAWLTLGQTLTDLPTQVPNIDAPGVWHLALYWLLVLVMAVGVVGAVVPALPGITLIVGAIVVWGLVAGFVGLKWALGVAIAALLLSFAIDYLAGVLGAQRVGASSWGQIGAFIGMFLGLFGLLPLLPTGIPLLGLLLGTVLGAFIGEFLHRRELRLLQRIQQSVKVGLAIVVGTLVGNLLQGILALISLIVFLVTTWPGNWA; encoded by the coding sequence ATGGCCGCCGTTTTCGCCCTCGCCCCCGCCCTGCCCCAGGGCCTCTCCCACATCTACCAGCAGATCAGCCAGTGGCTGGCCAGCCTGGGGGCCGTCGTCAGTCACGCCTGGCTGACCCTGGGCCAGACCCTCACCGACCTGCCCACGCAGGTGCCAAACATCGATGCTCCCGGGGTCTGGCACCTGGCCCTGTACTGGCTGCTGGTTCTGGTGATGGCGGTTGGCGTTGTCGGGGCCGTTGTGCCGGCGCTGCCGGGGATCACGCTGATTGTGGGGGCCATTGTGGTCTGGGGACTGGTGGCCGGATTTGTGGGGCTCAAATGGGCCCTGGGGGTGGCGATCGCGGCCCTCCTGCTCAGCTTTGCCATCGACTATCTGGCCGGCGTGCTGGGGGCTCAGCGGGTCGGAGCCAGCAGCTGGGGCCAAATTGGGGCGTTTATCGGCATGTTTCTGGGCCTGTTTGGCCTGCTGCCCCTCCTGCCCACCGGCATTCCCCTGCTGGGGCTACTGCTGGGCACGGTGCTGGGGGCCTTTATTGGCGAATTTTTGCACCGCCGCGAACTCCGACTGCTCCAGCGCATCCAGCAGTCGGTCAAGGTGGGCCTGGCCATCGTCGTCGGCACGCTGGTCGGCAATTTGCTCCAGGGCATTCTGGCCCTGATCAGCCTGATCGTGTTTTTGGTCACCACCTGGCCCGGCAACTGGGCCTGA
- a CDS encoding cyanophycinase, translating to MSSVKHHAILAIGGAEDKIHGKEILHTFFERSGGIGATIGIIPCASRDPVAISARYQQIFADMGAADTVVMDIRDRGQGEDPSWKTVVEPCTGVFITGGDQVRLCGLLADTPLIDVVRQRAQLGEITLGGTSAGAAVMGHHMIAGGGSGESPNRSLVDMAIGLGFVPEVIVDQHFHNRNRMARLMSAMAMQPNRLGLGIDEDTCALFEGDGSFRVIGKGVIAVVDPAHMTHTNEPDISAADPLSIHGLQLHLLAHGDRFDIHHRKVLEAARR from the coding sequence ATGTCTTCCGTTAAGCACCACGCTATTCTGGCCATTGGCGGCGCAGAAGATAAAATCCACGGCAAGGAAATACTGCACACCTTTTTCGAGCGGTCGGGGGGGATAGGGGCGACCATTGGGATCATTCCCTGCGCTTCGCGGGATCCAGTGGCGATTTCGGCCCGCTACCAGCAGATTTTTGCCGATATGGGGGCTGCCGATACGGTAGTGATGGACATTCGCGATCGCGGTCAGGGCGAAGACCCCAGCTGGAAAACCGTGGTCGAACCCTGCACCGGGGTGTTTATTACCGGCGGCGACCAGGTACGGCTGTGCGGCCTACTGGCCGACACTCCCCTGATTGACGTGGTGCGCCAGCGGGCCCAGCTGGGGGAAATCACCCTGGGGGGCACCAGCGCCGGGGCCGCCGTCATGGGCCACCACATGATTGCCGGGGGCGGCAGCGGCGAGTCCCCCAACCGCTCCCTGGTGGATATGGCAATTGGCCTGGGCTTTGTGCCCGAGGTGATTGTCGACCAACATTTCCACAACCGCAACCGGATGGCCCGACTGATGAGCGCCATGGCCATGCAGCCCAACCGCCTGGGTCTGGGCATCGACGAAGACACCTGCGCCCTGTTCGAGGGCGACGGCAGCTTTCGGGTAATTGGCAAAGGAGTGATTGCCGTGGTAGACCCGGCCCACATGACCCACACCAACGAACCCGACATCTCCGCCGCCGATCCGCTCAGCATTCACGGGCTACAGCTGCACCTGCTGGCCCACGGCGATCGCTTCGACATTCACCACCGCAAGGTGCTGGAAGCCGCCAGGCGCTAG
- a CDS encoding serine/threonine-protein kinase, translating to MSLCINPGCRQPNHPDNGSRTACAACGSALVLQGRYRVMRLISSDSGFGRVYEAYERNVPKVLKVLKESHNANGKVVELFRREAQVLSQLNHPGVPRVEPEGYFLYSPVGRAEPLHCLIMEKIEGPNLKQWMVQQGNHPISEKQAMLWLTQIADVLDLVHQHHYFHRDIKPENIMLRPSGQLVLVDFGAAREMTQTYMANLGDSGITTVSSAGYTPPEQEHGQAVPQSDFYALGRTLIYLMTARLPNDPSIYNSRTNAFAWRPLAPHISAPLADLVNDLIAPAAANRPQNTAVILERLAQVRSRQASGLPRLTAHAPIPWPKTTLNPGQAETVADPASSFLPPWLDQRPWLLAGLTGLALAVPLGWYALSRGLPPFGAEAPRVEAPVLQELTVSAVDELTGHTADIYDLLLLRDGNTLISASADDTVRIWDVETGTLRHTLEHPNVVNAIATTTDQTTLISAGDDRTIRFWSLPDGRPLGQIDNAHGTTVRALEVDRSGRILVSADSAGTIQFWPLTDSTGVPNLAALTPDNALRTLRADGTVNDLLFTRDNSRLISGGNSLQIWNLDDLGGSEDGGESVTLTGHTSFVNRIDITGDDNTLISASADQNVLLWDMATYDQIAALKGHRSYVNTLRLEGQRLWSADADKTILVWDLQAQAPVQRIGGFTTDIWRFTVRPNGQIITIGGSQPFIRRWRLEPPSGS from the coding sequence ATGAGTCTTTGTATCAACCCAGGGTGTCGCCAGCCCAACCATCCCGACAACGGCAGCCGTACGGCCTGCGCGGCCTGTGGGTCAGCGCTGGTGCTCCAGGGTCGCTACCGGGTGATGCGCCTGATCAGCAGCGACAGTGGCTTTGGTCGCGTGTACGAAGCCTATGAGCGCAACGTTCCCAAAGTGCTCAAGGTGCTCAAGGAAAGCCATAACGCCAACGGCAAGGTGGTTGAGCTGTTTCGCCGCGAGGCTCAGGTGCTGAGCCAACTGAACCACCCCGGCGTGCCTCGGGTGGAGCCGGAAGGCTACTTTCTCTACTCGCCAGTCGGTCGCGCCGAGCCCTTGCACTGCCTGATTATGGAGAAGATCGAAGGCCCCAACCTAAAGCAGTGGATGGTGCAGCAGGGCAACCATCCCATCAGTGAAAAGCAGGCCATGCTGTGGCTCACCCAGATCGCCGATGTGCTGGATCTGGTGCACCAGCACCACTACTTTCACCGCGACATCAAGCCGGAAAACATCATGCTGCGGCCGTCGGGCCAGCTGGTGCTGGTCGACTTTGGCGCCGCCCGCGAAATGACCCAGACCTATATGGCCAACCTGGGGGACAGCGGCATTACCACCGTGAGTTCGGCGGGCTATACCCCGCCAGAGCAGGAGCATGGCCAGGCGGTGCCCCAGTCCGATTTCTATGCCCTGGGCCGGACATTGATTTACTTAATGACGGCCAGATTGCCCAACGACCCATCGATCTATAACTCGCGCACTAACGCGTTTGCCTGGCGACCCCTGGCACCGCACATCTCAGCCCCCCTGGCCGATCTGGTCAATGACCTGATTGCCCCGGCGGCGGCCAATCGCCCCCAGAATACGGCCGTGATTCTGGAGCGGCTGGCCCAGGTGCGCTCGCGTCAGGCGTCGGGACTGCCCCGGCTGACGGCCCATGCGCCGATCCCCTGGCCGAAAACAACCCTCAACCCTGGCCAGGCCGAAACGGTGGCCGATCCGGCGAGCAGCTTTTTGCCCCCCTGGCTCGATCAGCGCCCCTGGCTATTGGCGGGCCTGACCGGGCTGGCTCTGGCGGTGCCCTTAGGCTGGTACGCCCTCAGTCGGGGCCTGCCCCCCTTTGGGGCAGAAGCACCCAGGGTTGAAGCTCCTGTCCTCCAGGAGTTAACCGTCAGCGCTGTGGACGAGCTCACCGGGCACACCGCCGACATCTACGACCTGCTGCTGCTGCGCGATGGCAATACCCTGATCTCAGCCAGCGCCGATGACACCGTCCGTATCTGGGACGTGGAGACGGGGACGTTACGCCACACCTTGGAGCATCCCAATGTGGTAAATGCCATTGCCACCACTACCGATCAGACCACGCTGATCAGCGCTGGCGACGATCGCACCATTCGCTTTTGGTCGCTGCCCGATGGTCGCCCCCTGGGGCAGATCGACAATGCCCACGGCACCACCGTCCGAGCCCTGGAGGTAGACCGCAGTGGCCGCATCCTGGTCAGCGCCGACAGTGCCGGGACCATTCAGTTCTGGCCCTTGACGGACAGCACGGGAGTGCCCAACCTGGCTGCCCTAACACCGGATAACGCCCTCCGTACCCTCAGGGCCGACGGCACCGTCAACGATCTGCTGTTTACCCGCGACAACAGCCGGTTGATCAGCGGTGGCAACAGCCTCCAGATCTGGAATCTGGACGACCTGGGCGGGTCGGAAGATGGGGGCGAGTCGGTCACGCTGACGGGTCACACCAGCTTTGTCAACCGCATTGATATTACCGGCGACGACAATACCCTGATCAGCGCCTCCGCCGACCAGAATGTGCTGCTCTGGGATATGGCTACCTACGACCAAATTGCCGCCCTCAAGGGCCACCGCAGCTACGTCAACACCCTGCGTCTGGAGGGGCAGCGCCTGTGGAGTGCCGACGCCGACAAGACCATCCTGGTGTGGGATCTGCAGGCTCAGGCTCCGGTGCAGCGCATCGGCGGCTTTACCACCGATATCTGGCGCTTTACCGTGCGGCCAAACGGTCAAATAATCACCATCGGCGGCAGTCAGCCCTTTATTCGGCGGTGGCGCTTGGAGCCGCCCTCGGGATCCTGA
- the trmD gene encoding tRNA (guanosine(37)-N1)-methyltransferase TrmD → MTTGIPRASHLRIDVVSLFPDFFTSPLESGLIGKALARQIAEIHLTNPRDFTTDKHHRVDDEPYGGGVGMLMKPDPIFAAVESLPLLPRREVILLTPQGEAMTQDLFRHLVNLDQLVLVCGHYEGVDERVGHLLTREVSLGDFVLTCGEIPALALINGVVRLLPGTVGKTDSLRYESFETPLLDYPQYTRPASFRGWEVPEVLRSGNHEAIAQWRREQQIERTRQRRPDLYERWMREGGEGE, encoded by the coding sequence ATGACAACTGGCATCCCCAGGGCTTCCCATCTGAGAATAGACGTTGTCAGCCTGTTTCCAGACTTTTTCACATCTCCCCTGGAGTCAGGGCTGATTGGTAAAGCCCTGGCGCGCCAGATTGCAGAAATTCATCTTACCAACCCAAGGGACTTTACAACGGATAAGCACCACCGGGTGGACGATGAACCCTACGGCGGCGGGGTGGGCATGCTGATGAAGCCCGACCCGATCTTTGCGGCGGTGGAATCGCTACCGCTGCTGCCCCGACGCGAAGTGATTTTGCTCACCCCCCAGGGGGAGGCCATGACCCAGGATCTGTTTCGCCACCTGGTCAACCTCGATCAGCTGGTGCTGGTCTGCGGCCACTACGAGGGCGTGGATGAGCGGGTCGGCCACCTGCTGACCCGCGAGGTGTCCCTGGGTGACTTTGTGCTCACCTGCGGTGAAATTCCGGCCCTGGCGCTGATTAATGGGGTGGTGCGGCTGCTGCCGGGCACCGTGGGCAAAACCGACTCCCTGCGCTACGAGAGCTTTGAGACGCCGCTGCTCGACTACCCCCAGTACACCCGTCCAGCCAGCTTTCGCGGCTGGGAGGTGCCGGAGGTATTGCGATCGGGCAACCACGAGGCGATCGCCCAATGGCGGCGCGAGCAGCAAATCGAGCGCACCCGGCAGCGGCGACCGGATTTGTACGAGCGGTGGATGCGGGAGGGTGGGGAGGGGGAGTAG
- a CDS encoding carbohydrate ABC transporter permease — MITSSRPASAKPRITAFSLPQWVIPYLFLLPALAALGISVFWPALRAFYLSFTTFGLDLTAAPTWVGTANLERLMVDPIFWQTVRNTLVYLAGVVPILTFAPLGLAILVNRQLRGIHWLRVAYYSPVVVSMVVAGIAWRWLYAETGLFNQVLRSLGLTENGIPWLTSPALALFSVMAVTVWKGLGYYMVIYLAGLQGIPQDLYEAAALDGSDGWRRHWDITLPLMRPYLVLVGVISAIAATKVFEEVYIMTQGGPRHSSKTVVYYIYEQAFQRLEISYACTLGLALFLVILALSALQLAINDRTKPVV, encoded by the coding sequence ATGATTACATCTTCTCGTCCTGCTTCGGCCAAACCTCGGATCACAGCCTTTAGCCTTCCCCAGTGGGTGATTCCCTACCTGTTTTTGCTCCCCGCCCTGGCGGCCCTGGGGATCTCGGTCTTTTGGCCAGCGCTGCGGGCGTTTTACCTCAGCTTTACCACCTTTGGGCTGGACCTGACGGCGGCCCCCACCTGGGTGGGCACCGCCAACCTGGAGCGACTCATGGTTGACCCCATCTTCTGGCAGACGGTGCGAAACACTCTCGTCTACCTGGCTGGGGTAGTGCCCATTTTGACCTTCGCGCCCCTGGGGCTGGCCATTTTGGTCAACCGACAGCTCAGGGGCATTCACTGGCTGCGGGTGGCCTACTATTCACCCGTGGTGGTGTCGATGGTGGTGGCGGGCATTGCCTGGCGCTGGCTCTACGCCGAGACGGGACTGTTTAACCAGGTGCTGAGAAGTCTGGGGCTCACCGAGAACGGTATTCCCTGGCTGACCAGTCCGGCCCTGGCCCTGTTTAGCGTCATGGCGGTGACGGTGTGGAAGGGGCTGGGCTACTACATGGTGATCTACCTGGCGGGGCTCCAGGGCATTCCCCAGGACCTGTACGAGGCGGCAGCCCTGGATGGCTCCGACGGCTGGCGTCGCCACTGGGATATTACCCTGCCGCTGATGCGGCCCTATCTGGTGCTGGTGGGGGTAATCTCGGCGATCGCAGCCACCAAGGTTTTCGAGGAAGTTTACATCATGACCCAGGGCGGTCCGCGCCACAGCTCCAAAACTGTGGTCTACTACATCTACGAGCAAGCCTTTCAACGGCTGGAAATCAGCTACGCCTGCACCCTGGGGCTGGCGCTGTTTCTGGTGATTTTGGCGCTCTCTGCCCTCCAGCTAGCGATAAACGACAGGACTAAACCCGTGGTCTAG
- a CDS encoding caspase family protein: protein MSRDALIVGINAYQHLPELQAPARDADSVARCLEGFGECRVVRLPEAIIDQKPAINQRGLVTTALLEAALIKLFKPAGKTIPQTAIFYYSGHGLQRQAGIQEGYLATSDANPGAGQYGLSLHWLRRLLQESPVQQQVIVLDCCHGGEFFNLLEADPGARSGIDRLFMVAAREYEAAYESLSGDHSVFTQALLSGLNPYKIKGGIVTGHYLTDVVNRQLKGEIQQPLFESSGSEIVLTRVSGLITQAQDAPPTLLDRLHKLRYGFCPFPGAAAFESARSEFFFGRDDVIHTLVQRVQSSRLCVLTGASGVGKTSLLQAGLMPRLTSPHPETTWDVRYSALSTAPVTRIAEVFVEAQATGLQRAEQLRRAESFLQQGAEGFCQLVQALVSERGPSYRLVLVLDQFEELLTPDLASERDRRLVIACLIAAIEQEHLPLHLVLGLRSHHLVDLADVPKLQALVMAHSLPVPTMTYNQLKATIVGPLEKLGLGYDANLVYTLLLDVVSAPADLALLQKVLKDLWLRREIPATESAPPRLTLATYVEMGGLRQLLNQQATSIYQGLSQTEQAIARRIFLSFCDLGDSPVPTRRSVTLSELVTPTRSQRVVLATLDKLLAARLVVAQPVCPGPRDLAAIAVPGWSPLPWGTDQTLPELPRSPTLGPDYRPEPSSGSPCFDIAHEALIRNWPLLQQWLHSDGALVRQQRTIEVAAQAWQQQQQPHHPDYFLTKTRLDEAKLLRQAHGDQLSVLAHDYIDECDRYARNCCRKRHLVRLLIPLSMATGMLTAYGHSYMTQPESQLVLAKSPRSPTSDVAPAFTLTEPAPIQEPGADLGRPAFGSPQVGTVGTPRLPLPSPTAQSVGQTAPMQSVRAVGQGRPAAGKGAAQPAIGASSPANLPPANQMVKLQAWWISPDNPAVVIQIWCTSGTLAPVCFTSTAARED, encoded by the coding sequence ATGTCACGGGATGCGCTTATTGTCGGAATTAATGCCTACCAACACCTACCTGAATTACAGGCACCAGCGCGCGATGCCGATTCGGTAGCCCGTTGTCTGGAGGGCTTTGGAGAATGTCGTGTGGTGCGGCTGCCAGAGGCCATCATCGATCAGAAGCCTGCGATTAACCAGCGCGGATTAGTCACTACAGCCTTGCTAGAAGCCGCCCTGATCAAGCTGTTTAAACCGGCGGGTAAAACCATACCCCAAACTGCAATTTTCTATTATTCGGGCCACGGCCTCCAGCGACAGGCGGGCATTCAGGAGGGCTACCTGGCCACCAGCGACGCCAACCCTGGGGCCGGACAATATGGACTGTCTCTCCACTGGCTGCGGCGACTACTGCAAGAAAGTCCTGTGCAGCAGCAGGTGATTGTGCTCGACTGCTGCCACGGCGGCGAATTTTTTAACCTGTTGGAGGCCGATCCCGGGGCCAGATCCGGTATCGATCGCCTGTTTATGGTCGCCGCCCGCGAGTACGAAGCCGCCTACGAATCCCTCAGCGGCGATCACAGTGTTTTTACCCAGGCTCTGCTATCGGGGCTCAACCCATACAAGATCAAAGGCGGCATAGTCACCGGTCACTACCTCACCGATGTCGTCAATCGCCAGCTCAAGGGGGAGATCCAGCAACCCCTGTTTGAGAGCTCTGGCAGCGAGATTGTGCTGACCCGCGTATCGGGGTTGATCACCCAGGCCCAGGACGCACCGCCAACGCTGCTGGACCGGCTGCACAAGCTGCGCTATGGCTTTTGCCCGTTTCCCGGCGCGGCCGCTTTTGAAAGCGCCCGCAGCGAGTTTTTTTTTGGTCGCGACGACGTGATCCACACCCTGGTGCAGCGGGTACAATCCTCGCGGCTGTGCGTACTGACGGGCGCTTCCGGGGTGGGCAAAACCTCGCTACTCCAGGCGGGGCTCATGCCTCGGTTGACCAGCCCCCATCCCGAAACCACCTGGGACGTGCGCTACTCAGCCCTCAGTACCGCTCCGGTGACCCGGATAGCGGAGGTCTTTGTGGAGGCCCAGGCCACAGGGCTCCAGCGGGCCGAACAGTTGCGCCGGGCCGAATCTTTTTTGCAGCAGGGGGCCGAGGGGTTTTGCCAACTGGTGCAGGCGCTGGTGAGCGAGCGTGGCCCCAGTTATCGACTGGTGCTGGTGCTGGACCAGTTTGAGGAATTGCTAACCCCAGATTTGGCCTCAGAGCGCGATCGCCGCCTGGTGATCGCCTGCCTGATCGCCGCCATCGAGCAGGAGCATCTGCCCCTGCACCTGGTGCTGGGGCTGCGATCGCACCACCTGGTCGACCTGGCCGATGTGCCCAAGTTGCAGGCACTGGTTATGGCCCACAGCCTGCCGGTTCCAACCATGACCTATAACCAGCTCAAGGCCACCATTGTTGGCCCTCTGGAGAAACTGGGCCTGGGCTACGACGCCAATCTGGTCTACACCCTGCTGCTGGACGTCGTCAGTGCCCCCGCCGACCTGGCCCTGCTGCAAAAGGTTCTCAAAGACCTGTGGCTGCGGCGGGAGATACCTGCCACCGAGTCAGCCCCGCCGCGCCTCACCCTGGCCACCTACGTCGAGATGGGGGGGCTGCGCCAGCTGCTCAACCAGCAGGCCACCAGCATTTACCAGGGCCTCTCCCAAACCGAGCAGGCGATCGCACGGCGGATTTTTTTGAGCTTCTGCGACCTGGGCGACAGCCCCGTTCCCACCCGCCGCTCGGTAACGCTATCGGAGCTGGTCACCCCGACCCGATCCCAGCGGGTGGTACTGGCGACCCTGGACAAACTGCTGGCGGCGCGGCTGGTGGTGGCCCAGCCCGTCTGCCCAGGGCCACGGGATCTAGCGGCGATTGCGGTGCCCGGGTGGTCGCCATTGCCCTGGGGAACGGACCAAACGTTGCCTGAATTACCGCGATCGCCCACCCTGGGGCCAGATTACCGCCCTGAACCCAGCAGCGGCTCGCCCTGCTTTGACATTGCCCACGAGGCCCTGATTCGCAACTGGCCGTTGCTACAACAATGGCTGCACAGCGACGGCGCTCTGGTACGCCAGCAGCGGACTATTGAAGTAGCCGCGCAGGCGTGGCAGCAGCAGCAGCAGCCCCACCATCCCGACTATTTTTTGACCAAAACCCGCCTGGACGAGGCGAAACTCCTCAGGCAGGCCCACGGCGACCAGCTTTCGGTGCTGGCCCACGACTATATAGACGAGTGCGATCGCTACGCCAGAAACTGCTGTCGCAAGCGCCACCTGGTGCGGCTGCTGATTCCCCTCAGTATGGCCACTGGCATGCTGACCGCCTACGGCCACAGCTACATGACCCAGCCGGAGAGCCAGTTGGTTCTGGCCAAATCTCCCCGATCGCCCACTAGCGATGTTGCCCCGGCCTTTACCCTGACAGAACCTGCCCCCATCCAGGAGCCAGGCGCAGACCTGGGGCGACCTGCCTTTGGATCGCCCCAGGTTGGGACTGTGGGCACCCCGCGGCTGCCCCTGCCCAGTCCAACAGCCCAGAGCGTTGGCCAGACCGCCCCTATGCAGTCGGTCCGAGCGGTAGGCCAGGGCCGTCCAGCCGCGGGAAAAGGGGCCGCTCAGCCTGCGATTGGGGCCAGCTCCCCGGCCAATCTGCCCCCAGCCAACCAGATGGTCAAGCTCCAGGCGTGGTGGATTTCCCCTGACAATCCAGCGGTTGTGATTCAAATCTGGTGCACCAGTGGTACTCTCGCCCCTGTGTGCTTTACCTCCACCGCCGCCCGCGAGGACTAA
- the ispF gene encoding 2-C-methyl-D-erythritol 2,4-cyclodiphosphate synthase has protein sequence MGIRIGNGYDIHRLVEGRSLILGGVTIPHTLGLDGHSDADVLTHAIMDALLGALSLGDIGLYFPPGDPQWAGADSLQLLAQVNAMVQQRGWQIGNIDSVVVAEQPKLKPHIEAMRSRLADKLGLAPDQVGVKATTNEKLGPVGRQEGIAAYAVALLTAA, from the coding sequence ATGGGGATCAGGATTGGCAATGGCTACGACATTCATCGGCTGGTGGAGGGGCGATCGCTGATTCTGGGCGGCGTCACCATTCCCCACACCCTGGGGCTCGACGGCCACAGCGATGCCGATGTGCTGACCCACGCCATCATGGATGCCCTGCTGGGGGCATTGAGCCTGGGCGACATTGGCCTCTACTTCCCCCCCGGTGATCCCCAGTGGGCGGGTGCCGATAGTCTGCAGCTGCTGGCCCAGGTAAATGCCATGGTGCAGCAGCGAGGCTGGCAGATCGGCAACATTGACTCCGTGGTGGTGGCCGAACAGCCCAAGCTCAAGCCCCACATTGAGGCAATGCGATCGCGGCTAGCCGACAAACTGGGCCTCGCTCCAGATCAGGTCGGTGTAAAAGCGACTACCAACGAAAAACTGGGGCCGGTGGGTCGCCAGGAAGGCATCGCGGCCTACGCAGTGGCCCTGCTGACAGCGGCCTAG